A section of the Amycolatopsis sp. AA4 genome encodes:
- a CDS encoding TetR/AcrR family transcriptional regulator produces the protein MKQEAAATLWDRTRQLASQEILETALRLFTEQGYDETTIAQIAREAGVSQRTLFRYFGAKEDLLGGGQDRFGQVLTETISAQPADADVWEVLRAGIAAVLALHDSRDQALKRFRLLHNTASLRAGWLEKRLRFQENLLPLVEARMDASGNQGAKARAVLATAFACLDAASMTWVVNDGQDEIMDLYDECLAAVRG, from the coding sequence ATGAAGCAGGAAGCGGCCGCGACGCTGTGGGACCGGACCCGGCAGCTGGCTTCCCAGGAGATCCTCGAGACGGCGCTGCGGCTTTTCACCGAGCAGGGCTACGACGAGACGACCATCGCCCAGATCGCTCGCGAGGCCGGCGTCTCCCAGCGCACCCTCTTCCGCTACTTCGGCGCCAAGGAGGACCTGCTCGGCGGCGGGCAAGACCGGTTCGGGCAGGTCCTGACGGAGACGATCAGCGCACAGCCCGCCGACGCCGACGTCTGGGAGGTCCTGCGCGCCGGGATCGCTGCCGTACTGGCCTTGCACGACAGCCGAGACCAGGCGTTGAAGCGGTTCCGGCTCCTACACAACACGGCCTCGCTGCGCGCCGGCTGGCTCGAAAAACGACTGCGATTCCAGGAGAATCTGCTACCGCTCGTCGAGGCCCGGATGGACGCTTCCGGCAATCAGGGGGCGAAGGCCCGCGCGGTGCTCGCGACGGCATTCGCGTGCCTGGACGCCGCGTCGATGACGTGGGTCGTCAACGACGGCCAGGACGAAATCATGGACCTGTACGACGAGTGTCTGGCCGCGGTGCGCGGCTGA
- a CDS encoding LVIVD repeat-containing protein → MATAAATLVATGLPAAACEDDKPVTEAKHSLGDPGAVKGVEPVGNVPDAQGAISANFLSYGKRDVMVVSGQFGLKVYDLTENPAKPRAIGELSLPGLWETEDTEVDAKRKLVFLSRDPRAFKGNTHTGESGIYVVDVAHPEKPEILSYVKVPAGHTTSCVDDCRYLWTGGPAKADNQPADWGGRPIWVTDVRNPRAPKVHPDPIELARNDGKTDYVHDVQVDKMGVAWVSGAGGVRGYWTSGFHRDPVENRYRLATALKPVPYAGGGVSETAAPSKFLHNSFHPVGSRDDGAWRGHDLVYATEESFLPGCAGDGVLTISSLEGSYQGEGWRSTPEKPFRMRSIGTWGVAGQEGSDPVSDDCSAHYFDVRGHVLVQSFYAQGTRFLDVSDPSNPTQIAYFRPADAASWAPYWHDGYAYVADNKRGIDILKLTA, encoded by the coding sequence ATGGCGACGGCGGCGGCGACTCTCGTTGCCACCGGATTGCCCGCCGCGGCGTGCGAGGACGACAAGCCGGTCACCGAGGCGAAGCACAGCCTGGGCGACCCGGGCGCGGTCAAGGGCGTGGAGCCGGTCGGCAACGTGCCAGACGCGCAAGGAGCCATTTCGGCGAACTTCCTCAGCTACGGCAAACGCGACGTGATGGTCGTGTCCGGCCAGTTCGGCCTGAAGGTCTACGACCTCACCGAGAATCCGGCGAAGCCGCGCGCGATCGGCGAGCTGAGCCTGCCCGGGCTGTGGGAAACCGAGGACACCGAGGTCGACGCCAAGCGCAAGCTCGTGTTCCTGTCCCGGGATCCGCGCGCGTTCAAGGGCAACACGCACACCGGCGAGTCCGGGATCTACGTGGTCGACGTCGCGCATCCGGAGAAACCGGAGATCCTCAGCTACGTCAAGGTTCCGGCGGGCCACACCACCAGCTGCGTCGACGACTGCCGCTACCTCTGGACCGGCGGTCCGGCGAAGGCCGACAACCAGCCCGCGGACTGGGGCGGCCGGCCGATCTGGGTCACCGACGTGCGCAACCCGCGCGCCCCGAAGGTGCACCCGGATCCGATCGAACTCGCCCGCAACGACGGCAAAACCGACTACGTGCACGACGTTCAGGTGGACAAGATGGGCGTCGCGTGGGTGTCCGGCGCGGGCGGCGTGCGCGGGTACTGGACGTCCGGCTTCCATCGCGACCCGGTGGAGAACCGCTACCGCTTGGCGACCGCGCTCAAGCCGGTGCCGTACGCGGGCGGCGGAGTCTCGGAAACCGCTGCGCCGTCGAAGTTCCTGCACAACAGCTTCCACCCGGTCGGCTCCCGCGACGACGGCGCCTGGCGCGGCCACGACCTCGTGTACGCCACCGAGGAGAGCTTCCTCCCCGGCTGCGCGGGCGACGGCGTGCTGACCATCTCGTCGCTGGAAGGTTCGTACCAGGGCGAAGGCTGGCGGTCCACGCCGGAGAAGCCGTTCCGGATGCGCAGCATCGGCACCTGGGGCGTCGCCGGGCAGGAAGGCAGCGACCCGGTGTCCGACGACTGCTCGGCACACTACTTCGACGTGCGCGGGCACGTGCTGGTGCAGTCGTTTTACGCGCAGGGCACGCGATTCCTGGACGTGAGCGACCCGTCGAACCCGACCCAGATCGCGTACTTCCGCCCAGCGGACGCGGCTTCGTGGGCGCCGTACTGGCACGACGGGTACGCGTACGTGGCGGACAACAAGCGCGGGATCGACATTCTGAAGCTGACCGCCTAG
- a CDS encoding class I SAM-dependent methyltransferase, translated as MGPRDRLLAGFANQLGHPRGRAGQAVVRLLNNVNRGPVTGAVEALEVRRGETALDLGFGGGLGLDLLLRATEGGTVHGAEISETALARARRKFPKNLAAGRLVLHQAGMAELPLEDGTIDAALTVNTVYFVPDLAPAFAEVARVLSGGGRFVVGIGDPAMMREMPFTSHGFRLRPPEEIEKALTDAGLEFRRHDRLGDGPRAFHLLIAGR; from the coding sequence ATGGGACCACGTGACAGGCTGCTCGCCGGGTTCGCCAACCAGCTGGGCCATCCGCGCGGCCGGGCCGGGCAGGCTGTTGTCCGGCTGCTCAACAACGTGAACCGCGGACCGGTCACCGGAGCGGTCGAGGCACTGGAGGTCCGTCGCGGCGAAACCGCGCTGGACCTGGGTTTCGGCGGCGGTCTCGGTCTCGATCTGCTGCTGCGGGCGACCGAAGGCGGCACCGTGCACGGCGCGGAAATCTCCGAAACGGCACTCGCCCGCGCGCGGCGGAAGTTCCCGAAGAACCTCGCAGCCGGACGGCTCGTGCTGCACCAAGCCGGCATGGCCGAGCTTCCGCTGGAAGACGGGACGATCGACGCGGCGTTGACCGTCAACACGGTCTATTTCGTGCCCGATCTCGCGCCCGCGTTCGCCGAGGTGGCGCGGGTGCTCTCCGGCGGCGGCCGGTTCGTCGTCGGCATCGGCGACCCCGCGATGATGCGCGAGATGCCGTTCACCAGCCACGGCTTCCGGCTGCGACCGCCGGAAGAGATCGAGAAGGCGCTCACGGACGCGGGGCTCGAGTTCCGCCGCCACGACCGGCTCGGCGACGGGCCGCGAGCCTTCCACCTGCTGATCGCCGGACGCTGA
- a CDS encoding SDR family oxidoreductase — protein sequence MSDKTAVVTGAGSGLGRRIAGALLGAGYRVALAGRREDALRETADSDANALVVPTDVADPASVEALFSAVRSEWGRLDLLVNNAGVSLGGTVAELSVEDWRRTVDTNLTGMFLCAQQAVRMMRDQDPRGGRIINNGSISAHAPRPASVAYTATKHAVTGLTRSISLDGRAWNVACGQIDIGNAATEMTERMAAGIPQADGRLLAEPTFDAGHVADAVLYMAGLPLDANVQFLTITATTMPFIGRG from the coding sequence ATGTCCGACAAGACTGCTGTGGTCACCGGTGCCGGGTCCGGGCTGGGCCGCCGGATCGCCGGGGCGCTGCTCGGCGCCGGATACCGGGTCGCGCTCGCCGGACGTCGCGAGGACGCCTTGCGCGAGACGGCCGATTCTGACGCGAACGCGCTGGTCGTGCCCACGGACGTCGCCGACCCCGCGTCGGTGGAAGCGCTTTTCTCCGCGGTGCGCAGCGAATGGGGCCGCTTGGACCTGCTGGTGAACAACGCCGGGGTGTCGCTCGGCGGGACGGTCGCGGAGCTGTCCGTCGAGGACTGGCGGCGCACCGTGGACACGAACCTCACCGGGATGTTCCTGTGCGCGCAGCAGGCCGTGCGGATGATGCGCGACCAAGACCCGCGAGGCGGCCGGATCATCAACAACGGCTCGATCTCCGCGCACGCGCCGCGTCCGGCGAGCGTCGCCTACACCGCGACCAAGCACGCCGTCACCGGCCTCACCCGGTCGATCTCGCTCGACGGCCGCGCCTGGAACGTCGCGTGCGGGCAGATCGACATCGGCAACGCGGCCACCGAGATGACCGAACGGATGGCCGCGGGCATCCCGCAGGCCGACGGACGGCTCCTGGCCGAGCCGACCTTCGACGCGGGCCACGTCGCCGACGCGGTGCTCTACATGGCGGGATTGCCGCTGGACGCCAACGTCCAGTTCCTCACCATCACCGCCACCACGATGCCGTTCATCGGCCGGGGATGA
- a CDS encoding ABC transporter substrate-binding protein, which produces MRSRPLVPLTLAAAVLAAGLSACSSSAEPARPGVLSVGLGEPGTLLPADVTDPSGRLVTGALWTPLADYDPASGKVTPRAAESISSADQVTWTVQLRPGKFHDGTPVTAQSYVDTWKAIAGHRWASTPVLTKSLRAKEITAVDAKQLRIVLDRPSNQVPAWLSAPGLVPLPASVLKSRDWNGFARHPIGNGPLRLEGDWQSGSGGKLVRVAPDPGRAKEIELRVGNPAEQYDDVKEGKLDVATSVPGERHEAMHTDFAGRHAMWALPRAGYLVFSAEATRFADPAVRHAFALGTDRAALESGPLAHQADAAKGLLPPAVAPGERSAGCRPCTFDAPAAKSLLDQAGFTGEASVYYDSFDGTWPQALADGLSKTLGIPVTAQRKATGGKPTGPSALEVKAVSPSPADLLHTLADAAGYTDAGFAADLTSAETTASPEEAAQLFRVAENEALRDLPAIPLWTGHGHAVWSARVHDAVTTPFAGIDLTRLRD; this is translated from the coding sequence ATGCGATCGCGTCCGCTGGTCCCGCTCACGCTCGCCGCCGCCGTCCTCGCGGCCGGTCTCTCCGCTTGCTCGTCGTCGGCCGAACCCGCTCGGCCCGGCGTGTTGTCGGTCGGCCTCGGCGAACCCGGCACGCTGCTGCCCGCCGACGTCACCGATCCGTCCGGGCGGCTCGTCACCGGCGCGCTCTGGACGCCGCTCGCCGATTACGATCCGGCCAGCGGAAAAGTCACCCCGCGCGCGGCGGAATCGATCAGCAGCGCCGACCAGGTGACCTGGACGGTCCAGCTGCGGCCCGGGAAGTTCCACGACGGCACGCCGGTCACCGCGCAGTCCTATGTGGACACCTGGAAGGCGATCGCTGGGCACCGCTGGGCCAGCACGCCGGTGCTCACGAAGTCGTTGCGGGCCAAAGAGATCACCGCAGTCGACGCGAAGCAGCTGCGGATCGTGCTCGACCGGCCGTCGAACCAGGTCCCGGCCTGGCTGTCCGCGCCCGGGCTCGTGCCATTGCCCGCGTCAGTGTTGAAATCACGCGACTGGAACGGGTTCGCCCGCCATCCGATCGGCAACGGCCCGCTGCGGCTGGAGGGCGACTGGCAGTCCGGGTCGGGCGGCAAGCTCGTCCGGGTCGCGCCGGATCCGGGGCGGGCCAAGGAAATCGAGTTGCGCGTCGGCAATCCGGCGGAGCAGTACGACGACGTCAAAGAAGGCAAGCTCGACGTAGCCACGTCCGTCCCGGGCGAGCGGCACGAGGCGATGCACACCGATTTCGCCGGCCGGCACGCGATGTGGGCGCTTCCCCGCGCGGGCTACCTGGTGTTTTCCGCCGAGGCAACGCGATTCGCCGATCCGGCGGTACGGCACGCCTTCGCGCTCGGCACCGACCGCGCCGCGCTGGAGTCCGGACCGCTCGCGCATCAGGCGGACGCGGCGAAGGGATTGCTGCCGCCGGCGGTCGCGCCCGGCGAGCGGTCCGCGGGCTGCCGTCCGTGCACTTTCGACGCTCCGGCGGCGAAATCCCTGCTGGACCAAGCAGGATTCACCGGAGAAGCCTCGGTGTACTACGACAGTTTCGACGGCACCTGGCCGCAGGCGCTGGCGGACGGCTTGTCGAAGACCCTCGGCATCCCGGTCACCGCACAGCGCAAAGCCACCGGCGGCAAGCCGACCGGACCGTCCGCGCTGGAGGTCAAAGCCGTCTCGCCGAGCCCGGCCGACCTCCTCCACACGCTCGCGGACGCCGCCGGCTACACCGACGCCGGGTTCGCCGCCGACCTCACCTCCGCCGAGACCACCGCGTCCCCGGAAGAAGCCGCGCAGCTGTTCCGGGTCGCGGAAAACGAAGCCCTGCGCGATCTTCCGGCGATTCCGCTGTGGACCGGACACGGGCACGCCGTCTGGTCCGCCCGGGTCCACGACGCGGTGACGACGCCGTTCGCCGGAATCGACCTGACGCGACTGCGCGACTAA
- a CDS encoding S8 family serine peptidase encodes MRRTSRVTAYSVPLAVGVVLAGSGVAVAQPSAADVANARTGAGISALQGIKRTLTPAEQKQSSQLVVEKRLRADRKLAALLPDYRTGLPVTQAGTVSVDIAGTAGPAIANAVRAAGGTVQSTSSNGSVRAQLPLNAVDKIAARGDVRQVQPATQAMTWNEPNEQRRQLAKKAVTALQVSEGDKTHGADTARTQYGVDGTGVKVCVLSDGVNSLQKSQNAGELPAVDVLPGQAGSGDEGTAMLEIVHDLAPGASLGFATAFTSESSFADNIRALRTTGKCTVIVDDVAYFDESPFQDTQVAQAVNDVTAAGALYFSSAGNSGNLTDGTSGYYEGDFRSSGTTLPGVTGTPHDFDPGSGVQTTDPLSPGSLGRPVTLFWSDPWGRSANDYDLFLLNASGSVVASSANAQNGSQNPYESLTVPTSGSGYRLAVVKYSGADRFFALNVVRGRFVDSGSLKGFSTAGVTSGHSAAAAAFSVAAAPAATAFGRPLETGDPANPAGPYPGLFTSASKWERFTSDGQRHLFYNADGTELTPGNVSSTGGATRAKPDITAADGVATSVTGFQPFFGTSAAAPHAAAIAALLLSGKPSATPAEVRTALVSSAIDLGAPGFDAVTGNGVIMAGPALAALGVPKK; translated from the coding sequence ATGAGAAGAACGAGCCGGGTGACCGCGTATTCGGTGCCGCTCGCGGTCGGGGTGGTGCTCGCCGGGAGCGGGGTCGCCGTCGCGCAACCGTCGGCCGCGGACGTGGCCAACGCGCGCACCGGGGCCGGGATCAGCGCGTTGCAGGGCATCAAGAGGACCCTCACCCCGGCCGAGCAGAAGCAGTCCAGCCAGCTCGTCGTGGAGAAGCGCCTGCGGGCCGACCGCAAGCTCGCCGCGCTGCTGCCGGATTACCGCACCGGCCTGCCGGTCACCCAGGCCGGCACGGTGTCCGTGGACATCGCGGGCACGGCGGGCCCCGCGATCGCGAACGCCGTGCGCGCCGCGGGCGGCACTGTGCAGTCCACCTCGTCCAACGGCTCGGTTCGCGCCCAGCTGCCGCTCAACGCGGTCGACAAGATCGCGGCACGCGGTGACGTGCGCCAGGTCCAGCCCGCGACGCAGGCGATGACCTGGAACGAGCCGAACGAGCAGCGGCGGCAGCTGGCCAAGAAAGCCGTCACCGCCCTGCAGGTGTCCGAAGGGGACAAGACCCACGGCGCCGACACCGCGCGTACGCAATACGGCGTGGACGGCACCGGCGTGAAGGTCTGCGTGCTTTCCGACGGCGTCAACTCGCTGCAGAAGTCGCAGAACGCGGGCGAACTGCCCGCCGTCGACGTGCTGCCCGGCCAGGCCGGAAGCGGCGACGAGGGCACCGCGATGCTGGAGATCGTGCACGACCTCGCCCCGGGCGCGTCTCTCGGCTTCGCGACCGCGTTCACCAGCGAGTCGAGCTTCGCGGACAACATCCGCGCGCTGCGCACCACCGGCAAGTGCACCGTGATCGTCGACGACGTCGCGTACTTCGACGAGTCGCCGTTCCAGGACACGCAGGTCGCGCAGGCGGTCAACGACGTGACCGCGGCCGGCGCGCTCTACTTCTCCTCCGCGGGCAACTCCGGCAACCTCACCGACGGCACCAGCGGCTACTACGAGGGCGACTTCCGCTCGTCCGGCACCACGCTGCCGGGCGTCACCGGCACCCCGCACGACTTCGACCCGGGCAGCGGCGTGCAGACGACCGACCCGCTCTCGCCGGGCTCGCTCGGCAGGCCGGTGACCCTGTTCTGGTCGGACCCGTGGGGCCGCTCGGCCAACGACTACGACCTGTTCCTGCTCAACGCTTCCGGCAGCGTCGTCGCCTCCAGCGCGAACGCGCAGAACGGTTCGCAGAACCCGTACGAGAGCCTGACCGTGCCGACGTCGGGCTCGGGCTACCGCCTCGCGGTGGTCAAGTACAGCGGCGCGGACCGGTTCTTCGCGCTCAACGTGGTCCGCGGCCGGTTCGTCGACTCCGGTTCGCTCAAGGGCTTCAGCACCGCGGGCGTGACCTCGGGCCACTCGGCGGCAGCGGCGGCGTTCTCGGTGGCGGCGGCCCCGGCGGCGACCGCGTTCGGCCGTCCGCTGGAGACCGGCGACCCGGCGAACCCGGCCGGCCCGTACCCGGGCCTGTTCACCTCGGCCAGCAAGTGGGAGCGCTTCACCTCCGACGGCCAGCGGCACCTCTTCTACAACGCCGACGGCACCGAGCTGACCCCGGGCAACGTGTCCTCGACCGGCGGCGCGACCCGCGCGAAGCCGGACATCACCGCGGCTGACGGCGTGGCCACCTCGGTGACCGGCTTCCAGCCGTTCTTCGGCACGTCGGCGGCGGCCCCGCACGCGGCGGCGATCGCGGCGCTGCTGCTGTCCGGCAAGCCGTCCGCGACCCCGGCGGAGGTCCGCACGGCGCTGGTGTCGAGCGCGATCGACCTCGGCGCGCCCGGGTTCGACGCGGTGACCGGCAACGGCGTGATCATGGCCGGCCCGGCGCTGGCGGCGCTGGGCGTGCCGAAGAAGTAG
- a CDS encoding SDR family NAD(P)-dependent oxidoreductase produces the protein MRATTALITGGTSGIGKATAELLHSRGYRVMVTGLSNATEIPEGITAVRADARSLPDLDHAMDQARQQLGSLDLLFLNAGVSRPGSLESTGEDDFDALFDINVKGNFFTLQKALPLLNEGASVVFTVGAGEGVGAAMTAAKGALLPLMRSVALELAPRRIRVNAVSPGMIDTPVYGKLGVSREMLGSWASDVPLGRIGAPADIAEAVAFLASDAASYITGDNLTVSGGIGVHANA, from the coding sequence ATGCGTGCAACCACGGCCTTGATCACCGGTGGAACGAGCGGAATCGGCAAGGCGACCGCCGAACTCCTCCACTCCCGCGGCTACCGCGTGATGGTCACCGGCCTCAGCAACGCCACCGAAATTCCCGAAGGCATCACGGCCGTCCGGGCCGACGCCCGGTCCCTGCCTGATCTCGACCACGCGATGGACCAGGCGCGCCAGCAACTCGGCTCCCTTGACCTGCTCTTCCTCAACGCCGGCGTCTCCCGCCCCGGCTCGCTCGAATCAACCGGCGAGGACGACTTCGACGCCCTCTTCGACATCAACGTCAAGGGCAATTTCTTCACCCTCCAGAAGGCGTTGCCGCTCCTCAACGAGGGGGCCTCGGTCGTGTTCACCGTGGGTGCCGGCGAAGGAGTCGGGGCCGCGATGACCGCGGCCAAGGGCGCTCTGCTGCCCCTCATGCGGTCCGTCGCGCTCGAACTCGCTCCCCGCCGCATCCGGGTCAACGCGGTCAGCCCGGGAATGATCGACACCCCGGTCTACGGCAAGCTGGGAGTCTCGCGGGAAATGCTCGGCTCCTGGGCGTCGGACGTACCGCTCGGCCGCATCGGTGCCCCCGCCGACATCGCCGAAGCCGTGGCCTTCCTCGCTTCGGACGCCGCGAGCTACATCACCGGCGACAACCTGACGGTCTCCGGCGGCATCGGCGTTCATGCCAACGCTTGA
- a CDS encoding LysR family transcriptional regulator yields the protein MTSLRQLEYLVTVVDTGSFTRAAEQLHVTQPALSHQMRALEHSVGGPLLERLPRSVRLTPMGRAMLPHARAALADAERARCAARQASGQVAGELLVATVYSVSLGVLPPALRVWRRERPDVDVRLFEYRHADELRDAMLAGEADLAIGPRPAGWTGPVRTLGTEEFVVVLPADGATESTSDGTVDLAELADCAWVHYAPGHGLAELLDGACAEAGFRPRPAVRTEQTAAAPLLAAAGLGPALVPANVLPAEFSGRVLRPAKAIRRELVAYGRSEPDPLTAAFGEVLTQHARV from the coding sequence ATGACAAGCCTGCGGCAGCTCGAGTACCTGGTCACGGTGGTCGACACCGGTTCGTTCACCCGGGCGGCCGAGCAACTGCATGTGACGCAGCCCGCGCTGTCGCACCAGATGCGGGCGCTGGAGCACAGCGTCGGCGGGCCGTTGCTGGAACGGCTGCCGCGTTCGGTCCGGCTCACGCCGATGGGCCGCGCGATGCTGCCGCACGCCCGCGCCGCGCTCGCCGACGCCGAACGGGCCCGGTGCGCGGCCCGGCAAGCGTCCGGTCAGGTCGCCGGAGAGCTGCTGGTCGCCACGGTTTACTCGGTGAGTCTCGGGGTCCTGCCACCTGCGCTTCGGGTGTGGCGGCGCGAACGGCCGGACGTCGACGTGCGGCTTTTCGAGTACCGCCACGCCGACGAACTGCGGGACGCGATGCTCGCTGGGGAAGCGGATCTCGCCATCGGCCCGCGTCCGGCCGGGTGGACTGGCCCGGTGCGGACGCTGGGTACCGAAGAGTTCGTCGTCGTGCTCCCGGCCGACGGCGCTACGGAGTCCACTTCGGACGGTACGGTCGACCTGGCCGAGCTTGCCGACTGTGCGTGGGTGCACTACGCGCCTGGCCACGGCTTGGCGGAACTTCTCGATGGCGCTTGCGCGGAAGCCGGATTCCGGCCGAGGCCTGCGGTTCGCACGGAACAGACCGCCGCCGCACCGCTGCTCGCTGCGGCCGGGTTGGGGCCCGCGCTGGTCCCGGCGAACGTGCTGCCCGCGGAGTTCAGCGGCCGGGTTTTGCGCCCGGCCAAGGCAATCCGCCGCGAGTTGGTCGCTTACGGCCGTAGCGAACCGGACCCGTTGACGGCGGCCTTCGGCGAGGTGCTGACGCAGCACGCACGCGTTTAG
- a CDS encoding MFS transporter, translated as MANLGRDFARLWAAYAISTAGSTVGAGALGLVAVLVLDAPAWQVSLITAISAAASAVLAFPLGPRVEFARKRPAMITGDLVRCAALASVPVAAALHVLTMPQLYAVDIVVATAAVIFSAASGAHLKALVAPDERAVALSRFESTDWVCWSAGPPLGGVLISGLGATATMLIDAFSFLLSALGIRRLRTPEPPPAVASDHSRRGFTDGWRFLLRSPELRPLFFNSVLFSGAVLWVTPLQTVLMLRDLRFAPWEYGLVLGVPCLGGLLGARLAPLLSSRYGARKVLRWTSFARTPWLLAAPFAFPGPAGVVLLIAADFGLLLAAGIFNPTYSAYRLSLIDDAVLTRTLTAWSTGTRTAKPIFITLGGIAAGLLGVRFSLGIGAVLCLLSAAALPARRGA; from the coding sequence GTGGCGAACCTGGGGAGGGACTTCGCGCGGCTGTGGGCCGCGTACGCGATCAGCACGGCGGGCAGCACGGTCGGCGCGGGCGCGCTCGGGCTGGTCGCGGTGCTCGTGCTCGACGCTCCGGCGTGGCAGGTTTCCCTGATCACCGCCATCTCGGCGGCCGCCAGCGCGGTACTCGCCTTCCCGCTCGGACCCCGTGTCGAATTCGCCCGGAAACGTCCCGCGATGATCACCGGCGACCTGGTCCGCTGCGCCGCGCTGGCGAGCGTGCCGGTGGCGGCCGCGCTGCATGTGCTGACCATGCCGCAGCTCTACGCGGTCGACATCGTCGTCGCCACCGCCGCGGTCATCTTCTCCGCCGCCAGCGGCGCACACCTCAAAGCCCTCGTCGCGCCGGACGAGCGGGCTGTCGCGTTGAGCCGCTTCGAAAGCACCGACTGGGTCTGCTGGTCCGCCGGACCTCCGTTGGGCGGGGTTTTGATCAGCGGGCTGGGCGCGACCGCGACGATGCTCATCGACGCTTTCTCGTTTCTGCTGTCCGCGCTCGGAATCCGCCGCTTGCGTACGCCGGAACCGCCTCCTGCGGTTGCTTCGGACCATTCGCGGCGAGGCTTCACCGACGGTTGGCGTTTCCTCCTGCGCAGTCCCGAACTGCGGCCGTTGTTCTTCAACTCGGTCTTGTTCAGCGGCGCGGTCCTTTGGGTGACGCCGCTGCAAACCGTGCTGATGCTGCGGGATCTCCGGTTTGCTCCGTGGGAATACGGGCTGGTGCTGGGCGTTCCCTGTCTCGGCGGGCTGCTCGGCGCTCGTCTCGCTCCGCTGCTCAGCTCTCGTTATGGCGCGCGGAAAGTCTTGCGGTGGACCAGTTTCGCGCGCACTCCGTGGCTGCTCGCTGCTCCGTTCGCCTTTCCCGGACCGGCCGGAGTCGTCCTGCTGATCGCCGCCGACTTCGGACTGTTGCTGGCGGCGGGCATCTTCAACCCGACCTACTCGGCGTACCGCCTGTCGCTCATCGACGACGCCGTTCTGACGCGGACGCTCACCGCCTGGTCGACCGGAACCCGTACCGCCAAACCGATTTTCATCACCCTCGGCGGGATCGCGGCCGGGCTGCTCGGCGTGCGGTTTTCCCTGGGGATCGGCGCCGTGCTTTGTCTGCTCAGCGCCGCCGCGTTGCCCGCCCGCCGGGGCGCGTGA
- a CDS encoding SDR family oxidoreductase — MSSTRVALVAGANGIIGRKLVSHLRTLDGWEVLGLSRRGGPGSLAVDLLDPAGTRDALAGVGATHLFYAAYQDRPTWAELVPPNVAMLENLVNGLDEGPLEHVSLMQGYKVYGAHLGPFKTPAREADAGQHMPPEFNVDQQKFLERRAAAGGWSWSAIRPSVVGGTTLGNPMNLALVIAVYASISKELGLPLRFPGKPGAYDSLLEMTDAQLLAEGTVWAATSSRNEAFNIANGDLFRWRELWPKLAAYFDLEVAPPLQLPLSTVMADKEPLWDEMAAKHGLTASYANVSSWAFGDFVFSWDYDMFADTSKSRRAGFHSYVDTEQMFYRLFDEFRREHVIPGR; from the coding sequence ATGAGCAGCACACGCGTGGCCCTCGTGGCCGGGGCCAACGGGATCATCGGCCGCAAACTCGTCTCTCACCTGCGGACTCTCGACGGCTGGGAAGTGCTCGGGCTCTCCCGTCGCGGCGGACCGGGCAGCCTCGCCGTCGACCTGCTCGACCCGGCGGGCACTCGGGACGCGCTGGCCGGCGTCGGCGCGACGCACCTGTTCTACGCGGCCTACCAGGACCGGCCGACGTGGGCGGAACTCGTGCCGCCGAACGTCGCGATGCTGGAGAACCTGGTGAACGGCCTCGACGAGGGCCCGCTGGAGCACGTCAGCCTGATGCAGGGCTACAAGGTCTACGGCGCGCACCTCGGCCCGTTCAAGACTCCGGCCCGCGAAGCCGACGCCGGACAGCACATGCCACCGGAATTCAATGTGGACCAGCAGAAGTTCCTCGAACGCCGGGCCGCCGCCGGAGGCTGGTCGTGGTCGGCGATCCGGCCGTCCGTGGTCGGCGGGACGACGCTAGGCAACCCGATGAACCTCGCGCTCGTGATCGCGGTGTACGCCTCGATCTCGAAGGAACTCGGCCTGCCGCTGCGCTTTCCCGGCAAGCCCGGCGCGTACGACAGCCTGCTGGAGATGACGGACGCGCAGTTGCTCGCCGAGGGCACAGTGTGGGCAGCGACGTCCAGTCGCAACGAAGCGTTCAACATCGCCAACGGTGACCTCTTCCGTTGGCGAGAGCTGTGGCCGAAGCTGGCCGCGTACTTCGACCTTGAAGTCGCTCCGCCGCTACAGTTGCCGCTAAGCACGGTGATGGCCGACAAGGAACCGCTGTGGGACGAGATGGCGGCGAAGCACGGCCTTACTGCTTCGTACGCCAACGTCTCTTCGTGGGCCTTCGGCGACTTCGTGTTCTCGTGGGACTACGACATGTTCGCGGACACGTCGAAATCCCGCCGCGCCGGTTTTCATTCCTATGTGGACACCGAGCAGATGTTCTACCGGCTCTTCGACGAGTTCCGCCGCGAGCACGTCATCCCCGGCCGATGA